From a region of the Butyrivibrio sp. AE3004 genome:
- a CDS encoding SHOCT domain-containing protein: MPLELAGNLFFVLLGIIIIILLISQASKKSKMQEISKEARIRSDALDRGIDIFNTKKISYPITSYAELAFYIDEEKKLILVFQGETLIDELSFFDICGIEIKENGNTTNGIGRAIAGAIIAGGTGAVIGAITAETIINSCSIAVYTNNIKNPIHEYLIFENERRTLSSMEQEHIFTNELVATFKVIIETNKVTSVISGIKQYESSINTKEITTAIKDLSELKKQGAITEKEFEQKKKELLDRI, translated from the coding sequence ATGCCTTTGGAATTGGCAGGTAATCTATTTTTTGTTCTTTTGGGAATTATAATTATTATATTATTAATTAGTCAGGCTTCAAAAAAATCAAAAATGCAGGAGATATCTAAAGAAGCAAGAATAAGGTCTGATGCTTTAGATAGGGGAATAGACATTTTCAATACAAAGAAAATATCATATCCAATAACTTCATATGCAGAATTGGCATTTTATATAGATGAAGAAAAAAAGCTGATATTGGTTTTTCAAGGTGAAACATTGATTGATGAACTTTCATTTTTTGATATATGTGGTATTGAAATAAAGGAGAATGGCAATACTACAAATGGAATTGGAAGAGCTATAGCTGGTGCAATTATTGCCGGAGGTACAGGTGCTGTAATTGGAGCTATAACAGCAGAAACTATTATAAACAGCTGTTCAATTGCTGTATATACAAATAACATAAAGAATCCGATACATGAATATCTGATTTTTGAAAATGAAAGAAGAACACTATCGTCGATGGAACAAGAACACATTTTTACTAATGAATTAGTTGCAACATTCAAGGTTATAATAGAGACAAATAAGGTTACATCTGTTATCAGTGGAATAAAACAATATGAATCAAGTATCAATACTAAAGAAATAACTACAGCAATCAAAGATTTATCTGAGCTAAAAAAACAAGGTGCTATAACAGAAAAAGAATTCGAACAAAAAAAGAAAGAGCTACTAGATAGAATTTGA
- a CDS encoding J domain-containing protein, whose product MMTNPYETLGVQPGASDEEIKKAYRNLAKKYHPDLHPNDEAASAKMNEINAAYDILSKPHSSDTWQQRTENRSYEQRSTYDKEAEYVDFEEYLKQRNRQRGYGYTYTWNFSNMPVYSSRPSILGRIFRWFIIYQIFSMLLKMAFFLG is encoded by the coding sequence ATGATGACAAATCCTTATGAAACCCTGGGAGTTCAGCCGGGTGCCTCAGATGAGGAAATAAAAAAAGCATATAGAAATCTTGCAAAGAAGTATCATCCGGACCTTCATCCAAATGATGAGGCAGCATCGGCAAAGATGAATGAGATAAATGCAGCATACGATATTCTTTCAAAGCCTCACAGCTCGGATACATGGCAACAAAGAACTGAAAACCGATCTTATGAGCAGCGGAGCACATATGACAAAGAAGCAGAATATGTGGACTTTGAAGAGTATTTGAAACAGAGGAACAGGCAGAGGGGATATGGTTACACGTATACCTGGAATTTTAGTAATATGCCGGTATATTCCTCCAGACCATCTATATTGGGCAGGATATTCAGATGGTTCATTATATACCAGATTTTTTCTATGTTATTGAAAATGGCATTTTTTCTTGGATGA
- a CDS encoding OB-fold protein, with the protein MMQINHLRKRFWTITVCIMLVLMNIMLCGALFAKPDVILDTEKNALYQYTSAEAIISAFESDPKKAKEKYNGNPYLISGTVIFKKNNNKEISLGINRQTKSVITCKTTDKTALENVNEGDRISLFGKLNVGFIYYGLSMNIDSVMWDANASYSDDTFIMLDGTIVNKTSLVKRTFADTGINFYIPSTWKSVEHDIETEKLGNMPGYQYTLNKIGKKRAKAESLFICYFDKKAMVDINDQNENYLIEKAIIKDILKKDTLKVFPLKMEATYYNANYKYYRDSYKQALGEKYQVEFIFQEIDKAIIVYMYVYQEPGNISDVMTTLRFVENTNKK; encoded by the coding sequence ATGATGCAGATTAACCACTTACGAAAAAGATTTTGGACAATAACAGTATGTATCATGTTAGTCCTGATGAATATTATGTTATGTGGAGCATTGTTTGCAAAACCGGATGTAATACTTGATACGGAAAAAAATGCTCTATATCAATATACCTCTGCTGAAGCTATTATTTCTGCTTTTGAATCAGATCCTAAAAAGGCAAAGGAGAAATATAATGGAAATCCTTACCTGATTAGTGGAACCGTAATTTTTAAGAAAAATAATAATAAAGAAATCTCTTTAGGAATAAACAGGCAGACCAAAAGCGTTATTACATGTAAAACGACTGATAAAACAGCATTGGAAAATGTTAATGAAGGTGATCGGATAAGTCTTTTTGGTAAGCTAAATGTAGGATTTATCTATTATGGATTAAGCATGAACATAGATAGTGTTATGTGGGATGCGAATGCATCGTATTCCGATGATACTTTTATTATGTTAGACGGAACCATTGTTAATAAAACATCACTTGTAAAAAGAACATTTGCTGATACCGGTATAAATTTTTATATTCCATCAACATGGAAATCTGTCGAACATGATATTGAGACTGAAAAACTGGGCAATATGCCCGGATATCAATATACTCTTAATAAGATAGGGAAGAAAAGAGCAAAAGCAGAAAGCCTTTTTATTTGTTATTTTGATAAGAAGGCAATGGTTGATATCAATGATCAAAATGAAAATTATCTTATAGAAAAAGCAATAATAAAGGACATTCTTAAGAAGGACACTTTAAAAGTATTTCCATTAAAAATGGAAGCGACTTATTATAACGCAAACTACAAGTATTACAGGGATTCTTATAAACAGGCTCTTGGTGAAAAATATCAGGTCGAATTCATCTTCCAGGAGATAGATAAGGCTATTATTGTTTATATGTATGTTTATCAGGAGCCCGGTAATATTAGTGATGTAATGACTACTCTCAGGTTTGTGGAAAATACAAATAAAAAATGA
- a CDS encoding MotA/TolQ/ExbB proton channel family protein, which yields MSSIYSFLAGKMNTIILICGILLLGLLVGNYILVLGHYNQIKSIMNWKNTKSMINKNTHEVEDKADSEKVTPDSIRELETAFNKTCSWHEAFSQLIPLFPLFGILGTVAGLIMQLSTEDLSTIFSSLHLALGSTFYGLVFAIILKFLDAVGPARTINETEIILEDYDKKVNNAIMLGNISE from the coding sequence ATGAGTTCAATTTACAGTTTCTTAGCTGGCAAAATGAATACGATCATTCTGATTTGTGGAATACTGCTTTTGGGATTGCTTGTGGGAAATTATATTTTGGTTTTAGGTCACTACAATCAAATAAAATCCATTATGAATTGGAAAAACACAAAAAGTATGATAAACAAGAATACTCATGAAGTGGAAGATAAGGCTGATAGTGAAAAAGTTACGCCGGATTCTATCAGGGAATTGGAGACAGCTTTTAACAAAACATGCTCCTGGCATGAAGCATTTTCTCAATTAATTCCGCTGTTCCCGCTTTTTGGAATTCTTGGAACAGTTGCAGGTCTTATCATGCAACTTAGTACTGAGGATTTGAGTACAATTTTCTCATCGTTACATTTGGCACTGGGATCAACATTTTATGGCTTGGTTTTTGCCATTATTTTGAAGTTTTTAGATGCTGTTGGCCCGGCAAGAACAATAAATGAAACAGAAATAATCCTCGAAGATTATGATAAGAAGGTCAATAATGCGATAATGCTGGGAAATATATCTGAATAA
- a CDS encoding CAP domain-containing protein, with translation MKKFRRVIATMVAVVISLNVMACGAKQAATIDDVAALRGINEDTENIYIDDEAIALAGEATTSQGAMAAAQAAFALVNQKRSAAGLGQLSWSDALTQAALVRAQEIVGTFSHSRPNGTEWYTVNSSIMYGENLAKLYNTGDAVVDAWMASPTHAANIMEGGFKTVGIAVFQADNGNWYWAQEFGY, from the coding sequence ATGAAGAAGTTTAGACGTGTTATTGCTACTATGGTTGCAGTCGTTATTTCACTTAATGTGATGGCTTGCGGTGCTAAGCAGGCGGCGACAATTGATGACGTAGCTGCTCTCAGAGGTATTAACGAAGATACTGAGAACATTTATATCGATGATGAGGCTATTGCCCTTGCCGGTGAAGCTACAACAAGTCAGGGAGCCATGGCAGCAGCACAGGCGGCATTTGCTCTTGTAAATCAGAAACGTTCGGCAGCAGGACTTGGACAGCTTTCATGGAGTGATGCACTTACACAGGCAGCACTTGTAAGAGCACAGGAAATTGTTGGAACGTTTTCACACAGCAGACCTAACGGAACTGAGTGGTATACTGTAAACAGTAGTATCATGTATGGTGAGAATCTTGCTAAGCTTTACAACACAGGCGATGCTGTTGTTGATGCATGGATGGCATCACCTACCCATGCTGCAAATATTATGGAAGGCGGATTTAAGACAGTTGGTATCGCTGTATTCCAGGCCGATAACGGAAATTGGTATTGGGCACAGGAGTTTGGATACTAA
- a CDS encoding leucine-rich repeat protein yields MSKKNYLAIWVLMSVLLVPGLFSFKASARDSLPAGGLRNLKVEEFDPIVIDDKNSTDSTGENSKLQRNSSLLKNLNLSNVDTGEHYKYLSEDEKILYEAMYSIISSKNYVPYADRNAIDKDKYKVTYYKGKTTFANAYDISDLGDSINRAGEALYFDHPGNVEFYMCHSAFGTLSYSTGVFEDYLIITAYYDDTKFEAINKSIQNSLNTIVADIKKNGLENNKWAALTELNVHDYYAKMVTYDHECAGNGNSYQAYFDLAHTAYGSLCDKNAVCDGYSTGYEMIMDKLGINTMVIAGYANTPSSKGGHAWNIVKLDGNWYEVDTTWASPSSSSGNVIHDYFNRTTDEYTKGISNATHKRTENDGYVGFRMPKATGTHYTYKYLTETSEANLSTDSNYVALKDMTLSKDSIEAEVGQSFTIVPSFTPSNATNKNYALSSNNTDVAKVSGNTVSCEAAGEAVITVKSEDGGITKTCKVTVKTPPSKESDKDTQTEGNSNSGNTSKDNSSENNSSDNNKSNDENKQGDKNTEEKTSEDSASKETVTSKSTGSSVSISIGSAKGTYIVNDMEDPAVTFKTAANKKSTSLTIPETISDENGFTYKVTEIASGIKKNNAKLKKLTVPATVKKIGRAAFKNCSGLKTIRIYGNNLQTVQSGAFSKINKDCKITIVASDRKKYNKIVKMLKKAGAKNSTFKYKKG; encoded by the coding sequence ATGAGTAAAAAGAACTATTTGGCAATATGGGTTTTAATGTCGGTACTTCTTGTTCCGGGATTGTTTTCATTTAAGGCATCTGCCAGGGATAGCTTACCTGCAGGAGGATTGAGAAATCTTAAAGTAGAAGAGTTTGATCCTATAGTTATTGATGATAAGAATAGCACTGATAGTACAGGCGAAAATAGTAAGCTTCAAAGGAACAGTTCTCTTCTAAAAAATCTGAACCTTTCAAATGTGGACACGGGCGAACATTATAAATATCTTTCAGAGGATGAGAAGATATTGTATGAGGCTATGTACAGTATTATTTCATCAAAAAACTATGTACCTTATGCTGATCGAAATGCTATAGATAAGGATAAATACAAGGTTACATATTATAAGGGAAAGACTACTTTTGCCAATGCTTACGATATTTCTGATTTGGGAGACTCGATCAACAGGGCTGGGGAAGCACTCTATTTTGACCATCCTGGAAATGTTGAATTTTATATGTGCCATTCTGCTTTTGGAACTTTAAGCTATAGCACAGGTGTGTTTGAAGATTACCTGATAATTACCGCATATTATGATGATACTAAGTTTGAAGCAATTAACAAAAGTATTCAAAACTCATTAAATACCATTGTTGCCGACATAAAAAAGAATGGCTTGGAAAACAACAAATGGGCGGCTCTGACTGAGCTTAATGTTCATGATTATTATGCAAAAATGGTCACCTATGATCATGAGTGTGCCGGTAATGGAAATTCGTACCAGGCATATTTTGATCTTGCGCACACAGCTTATGGCTCACTTTGCGATAAGAATGCTGTTTGTGATGGTTATTCCACAGGCTATGAGATGATCATGGATAAGCTTGGCATAAATACCATGGTAATTGCAGGCTACGCAAATACACCTTCATCCAAAGGAGGACATGCATGGAATATCGTTAAGCTCGACGGAAACTGGTATGAGGTTGATACGACCTGGGCATCACCCTCAAGCAGCTCAGGCAATGTCATCCATGATTATTTTAACAGAACAACAGATGAGTATACTAAAGGAATAAGTAATGCCACGCATAAGAGAACAGAAAATGACGGATATGTAGGCTTTCGTATGCCGAAGGCCACAGGAACACATTATACTTACAAGTATTTAACTGAGACGAGTGAAGCCAATCTAAGTACTGACAGTAATTATGTTGCTTTGAAGGATATGACTCTTTCAAAGGATTCAATTGAAGCGGAAGTAGGACAGAGCTTTACTATAGTTCCGTCATTTACACCTTCAAATGCTACAAATAAGAACTATGCACTTTCCAGTAATAATACGGATGTTGCCAAGGTGTCAGGAAATACAGTCAGCTGCGAAGCGGCAGGCGAGGCTGTTATTACAGTGAAGTCCGAGGATGGTGGCATTACAAAGACTTGTAAGGTTACTGTAAAGACTCCTCCGAGTAAGGAAAGTGATAAGGATACACAGACAGAAGGAAATAGTAACAGCGGAAACACATCAAAAGATAACAGCTCTGAAAATAATTCATCAGATAATAATAAATCCAATGATGAAAATAAGCAGGGAGACAAAAATACAGAAGAAAAAACGTCTGAAGATAGTGCTTCAAAAGAAACTGTTACTTCTAAAAGTACAGGCAGCAGTGTGAGCATATCCATAGGCTCCGCCAAGGGTACCTATATTGTTAATGATATGGAAGATCCCGCGGTAACCTTTAAGACAGCGGCAAATAAGAAATCAACATCGCTTACAATACCTGAAACAATAAGCGATGAAAACGGATTTACTTACAAAGTAACAGAAATAGCATCGGGAATAAAAAAGAACAATGCTAAGCTTAAAAAACTTACAGTACCCGCAACTGTTAAGAAAATAGGGCGAGCTGCTTTTAAGAACTGTTCAGGACTTAAAACGATAAGAATTTACGGTAATAATCTGCAGACGGTACAAAGCGGTGCCTTTAGTAAGATAAATAAGGATTGCAAAATCACAATTGTTGCTTCCGACAGGAAAAAATACAACAAAATAGTGAAGATGCTTAAGAAGGCCGGAGCGAAAAATAGCACTTTTAAGTACAAAAAAGGGTAA
- a CDS encoding class B sortase, translated as MNENSHSKRSPFIIVKTIIILILIAVIGYEGIMIYKDQSEYSAAVNEYDNIRDTYVKVSDDKTSDNETTDDTEDSYPVLDINYDVLYEINPDFIGWLYFPAFPKINYPIVKERSIDQYLHKTFDGKANKAGCIFMDVLSDENFSGLSDMIFGHNMKNLSMFGSLKSLYKSGNEHLLDEDPFVYIYTKDKILKYRVFAYYTTTNASYSYNEVKTHEDYDAYLDYIRKNSLIEIPQDVSFDDYPSLLTLSTCSGQAGSGRRFVVHTVKVAEF; from the coding sequence ATGAATGAAAATAGTCACTCAAAACGTAGTCCATTTATTATCGTTAAAACGATTATCATTTTAATACTTATAGCTGTTATCGGATATGAAGGCATAATGATATATAAAGATCAATCCGAGTATTCAGCAGCCGTAAACGAATATGACAATATACGAGACACATATGTCAAAGTATCCGACGATAAAACATCAGACAATGAAACTACTGATGATACGGAGGATTCTTATCCCGTTCTTGATATAAATTATGATGTTCTTTACGAGATAAATCCGGACTTTATCGGTTGGCTTTATTTTCCTGCCTTCCCGAAAATCAATTATCCTATTGTAAAAGAAAGATCCATTGACCAGTATCTTCATAAAACCTTTGACGGTAAGGCAAATAAAGCCGGCTGCATATTTATGGATGTTCTTAGCGATGAAAATTTTTCAGGACTAAGCGATATGATTTTTGGCCATAACATGAAAAACTTATCCATGTTCGGTTCTCTTAAATCACTTTATAAATCAGGAAATGAACATCTCCTGGATGAAGATCCTTTTGTTTATATCTATACTAAAGATAAGATTTTAAAATACAGGGTTTTCGCATACTATACCACTACGAACGCTTCATATAGTTATAATGAAGTAAAAACCCATGAGGATTATGATGCTTATTTGGATTATATAAGGAAAAATTCTCTGATAGAAATTCCCCAGGATGTAAGTTTTGACGATTATCCGTCACTCCTTACCCTTTCCACCTGTTCAGGTCAGGCAGGTAGCGGAAGAAGATTTGTAGTACACACGGTGAAGGTGGCTGAATTCTGA
- a CDS encoding DNA polymerase Y family protein, translated as MYRTIFHIDVNSAFLSWTAVKRLKEDPTAIDLRTIPSVVGGDIKTRHGIVTAKSIPAKKYGINTAEPITSALQKCPKLVVVPSDFQTYREYSHAFIDILRSYSEILEQVSIDEAYLDVTDLSGMNVRQHLLEVFEDFLTGKEPDDQLKASGENIFSQIRSFDEFDQPFPISLAAAIRYEIRTKLGFTVNVGISTNKLLAKMASDFTKPDKTHTLYPAQIREKMWPLDIGDLYGCGKKSAEKLRGVGIRTIGDAAEMDLNLLKSQLGDKAGDYIKRSANGIGSETVHPEREDAKSYSNETTLTNDITSDSYDKEMPPIVRHLSEKVSGRLKRDKVFGGTITVQVKTADFKRFSRQMKLQESTDDADVIYENAMFLLGNLLTGEEGLFEDEIGIRLVGVGVDNLDNGEYRQVNLFDWATTGQAEIKKEKERREKNERLGEMERLIKGRYGDDAIKKGTTLGE; from the coding sequence GTGTACAGAACAATTTTTCATATAGATGTAAACTCAGCCTTCCTTTCCTGGACGGCAGTAAAGAGATTAAAAGAGGACCCGACTGCGATCGATCTTAGGACCATTCCTTCGGTTGTGGGAGGAGATATAAAAACAAGACACGGTATCGTGACCGCGAAATCAATTCCCGCAAAAAAATATGGCATAAATACGGCGGAACCCATAACAAGTGCTCTTCAAAAGTGTCCAAAGCTTGTGGTGGTGCCTTCCGATTTTCAGACATACAGGGAGTATTCCCATGCCTTTATAGATATATTAAGGAGCTATTCCGAGATACTTGAACAGGTTTCAATAGATGAAGCTTATTTGGATGTGACTGATCTTTCAGGTATGAATGTGAGACAGCATCTTTTGGAAGTCTTTGAAGATTTTCTTACAGGAAAGGAGCCTGATGATCAGCTTAAAGCTTCCGGAGAAAATATATTCAGTCAGATAAGGTCTTTTGATGAGTTTGATCAGCCTTTTCCGATTTCCCTTGCTGCGGCTATAAGGTATGAGATTCGCACAAAGCTCGGATTTACAGTAAATGTTGGCATTTCAACCAATAAACTGCTCGCCAAGATGGCAAGTGATTTTACTAAACCCGACAAGACTCATACGCTTTATCCTGCACAGATACGTGAGAAGATGTGGCCCCTCGATATAGGTGATTTATACGGTTGTGGGAAAAAGAGTGCCGAGAAGCTGCGGGGAGTAGGCATAAGAACAATCGGTGATGCAGCCGAGATGGATCTTAATTTGCTAAAGTCGCAGCTCGGCGACAAAGCGGGTGATTATATAAAAAGAAGTGCAAACGGGATAGGTTCGGAAACTGTTCATCCCGAAAGAGAAGATGCCAAAAGCTATTCTAATGAAACAACTTTGACAAATGATATCACCTCCGATTCCTATGACAAGGAAATGCCACCGATTGTACGGCACCTTTCCGAAAAGGTATCAGGAAGACTAAAGCGCGATAAGGTATTTGGAGGAACAATTACCGTTCAGGTAAAAACTGCGGATTTTAAGCGCTTTTCAAGACAGATGAAATTGCAAGAGTCCACAGATGACGCAGATGTTATCTATGAAAATGCTATGTTTCTTTTGGGAAACTTACTGACAGGAGAAGAGGGACTTTTTGAGGATGAAATAGGGATAAGGCTAGTCGGAGTAGGTGTTGATAATCTGGATAACGGTGAATACCGACAGGTCAACCTGTTTGACTGGGCAACCACAGGACAGGCTGAAATTAAAAAGGAAAAAGAGCGTAGGGAAAAGAATGAGAGGCTTGGTGAAATGGAGCGCCTGATAAAAGGAAGATATGGTGATGATGCCATCAAAAAAGGAACTACCCTAGGCGAGTAA
- a CDS encoding PhoH family protein has protein sequence MKKIYVLDTNVLIQAPHALKCFDDNDVVLPLVVLEELDTHKRDEGERGANVREVIRLIEELREKGDLTKGVELQDGAILRIEKNFKDVELPKDMTEYKSDNRILRVCKGLSDTRKEKVILVTKDILMRIKAQLLGIQAQDFTTEQVVSHTEQYAGRIRVYAPEEIFKEFRRKGVPVDAVYVCDGEGKKIKPTLYENEFVILQSDQSTNKTQMGRVDHGTIKKLEFEKAQPYGVTPRNAGQYFLQEALMQPADKAPLVIVKGMAGTAKTFYSLAVGLEKMVNRPTGEYRRILVCRPNSQFDDDIGFLPGDEQEKIGPLMRPIIDNLEQLIDSSEEERYQDEKELQDKTEEIFERGIVQTEALNFIRGRSILKTYLIIDEAQNMTPAQAKGIITRAGKDTKIILLGDPNQIDRPFLDERTNGLSYASEHMKGSDLCWQITLVAEECERSKLAMDAIGRMRDKVEV, from the coding sequence ATGAAAAAAATCTACGTACTTGACACTAATGTCCTCATTCAGGCACCACATGCTTTGAAGTGCTTCGACGATAATGATGTCGTTCTGCCACTGGTGGTACTTGAAGAATTGGATACGCACAAGCGCGACGAAGGTGAGCGGGGTGCCAATGTCCGGGAAGTGATCCGCTTGATTGAAGAACTGCGGGAGAAAGGAGATCTTACCAAAGGAGTTGAACTGCAGGACGGCGCTATTCTCAGAATCGAGAAGAATTTTAAGGACGTCGAACTGCCAAAGGATATGACGGAGTACAAATCCGACAATCGTATTCTTAGAGTATGCAAGGGGCTTTCGGATACACGAAAGGAAAAGGTTATCCTCGTAACCAAGGATATACTGATGCGAATTAAAGCGCAGCTTCTTGGAATCCAGGCTCAGGATTTTACAACTGAACAGGTAGTATCACACACAGAACAGTACGCCGGACGCATAAGAGTTTATGCACCCGAGGAGATTTTTAAGGAGTTCAGAAGAAAAGGAGTTCCGGTCGATGCAGTTTACGTCTGCGACGGAGAAGGCAAAAAGATAAAGCCCACGCTTTATGAAAATGAGTTTGTGATCCTCCAAAGCGACCAGTCCACAAACAAGACTCAGATGGGCAGGGTCGATCATGGAACCATTAAAAAACTTGAATTTGAAAAAGCACAGCCATACGGAGTTACACCCAGAAATGCAGGTCAGTATTTCCTTCAGGAAGCACTGATGCAGCCGGCTGATAAGGCGCCTCTTGTAATAGTAAAGGGTATGGCAGGAACAGCTAAGACTTTTTACTCACTGGCAGTAGGCCTTGAGAAAATGGTGAATCGTCCTACAGGAGAATATAGACGAATACTTGTCTGCAGACCTAATTCTCAGTTTGATGATGATATAGGGTTCCTTCCGGGTGATGAGCAGGAGAAAATAGGACCTCTTATGAGGCCTATCATCGATAACCTTGAACAGCTCATCGATTCAAGTGAGGAGGAACGTTATCAGGATGAAAAGGAACTTCAGGATAAGACCGAGGAGATCTTTGAGAGAGGTATAGTTCAGACGGAAGCGCTTAATTTTATCAGAGGACGTTCCATTCTGAAGACTTATCTGATAATCGATGAAGCACAAAATATGACTCCTGCACAGGCAAAGGGAATCATTACAAGAGCCGGTAAGGACACCAAGATTATTCTGCTTGGTGATCCCAATCAGATAGACAGGCCTTTCCTTGATGAGAGAACAAACGGCTTGTCATATGCATCAGAGCATATGAAAGGTTCGGACCTTTGCTGGCAGATAACTCTTGTTGCCGAGGAGTGTGAGCGTAGTAAGCTTGCCATGGATGCTATCGGCAGAATGAGAGATAAGGTAGAAGTATAA
- a CDS encoding SEL1-like repeat protein, with amino-acid sequence MKERDESRVGIRRTLRTDYRRELKKFISEGKGHYRCRFAELAYEMGDMYRKGVGGPTDISRAYYYYLQAEYAAMLRLTVRRNSEDEAFLAKIRLALTQLRRRLGYGSEKLYCSTHPFVLYQALEEGHDLMISFRHMKSGRVKIIGARIPKSGDNECKRSRMLITYDRFHYCELKDFVITYAQNVRGLWYAETEECIRIDSISLFMDELMGNRCDFYYRGKLVAYICAEDYVVSSGRPRYIRF; translated from the coding sequence ATGAAAGAAAGAGATGAAAGCAGAGTAGGCATCAGACGCACGCTGCGAACTGATTACCGAAGAGAATTAAAGAAATTTATAAGTGAGGGAAAAGGGCATTACAGATGCAGATTCGCCGAGCTTGCATATGAGATGGGAGATATGTATCGAAAGGGTGTTGGTGGTCCTACTGACATATCCAGAGCCTATTATTATTATCTCCAGGCTGAGTATGCTGCAATGCTAAGACTTACGGTTCGTAGAAACAGTGAAGACGAAGCATTCCTGGCCAAGATCAGACTGGCACTTACACAGCTTCGAAGAAGACTGGGATATGGAAGTGAGAAGCTTTACTGCAGTACACACCCTTTTGTTTTATATCAGGCTCTTGAGGAAGGTCATGATCTTATGATTTCCTTCAGACACATGAAAAGCGGCCGCGTCAAGATCATCGGAGCAAGAATTCCCAAATCAGGTGACAATGAGTGTAAGAGATCCAGAATGCTTATAACATATGACAGGTTCCACTATTGTGAACTTAAGGATTTTGTCATAACCTATGCACAGAATGTCCGCGGGCTTTGGTATGCTGAGACAGAAGAGTGCATACGTATTGATTCCATCTCACTTTTTATGGATGAGCTTATGGGAAACAGATGCGATTTTTACTATCGTGGGAAACTTGTTGCATATATCTGCGCTGAGGACTATGTTGTTAGCTCAGGAAGACCGCGCTATATCAGATTTTGA
- a CDS encoding CPBP family intramembrane glutamic endopeptidase: MSIKKKFSHLGLSISFYIVFSNLLSGVISFLVTFVTAFMATYESSQAALSAGQSIDMDTVQNALMNIQSNSTLTTMLSMIVSYFVAVPITMLVLNSPKHQDVPLKGLSFSTPYESAQKKNLSYKELFNFILFMFPLGIFGSIIGSGLAALINLATGSNMDDYLSAMLSDMPLGTVLLLSVILAPVFEELLYRYAVIGYCRRYGEWNAIIVSAFIFGIIHTNLFQFFYTFMLGILLGYVYVYTRKLIYTIIMHVTFNFFGAFVPILITTSLAESTMFTIGYSLLQYLVAVIGLILLIRFLKNERLLKTSEGAPIQERFSKEALLNPGMIVLYIICLILTVFLMAFA; the protein is encoded by the coding sequence ATGTCAATAAAAAAGAAGTTTTCACATCTTGGTCTTTCAATCTCATTTTACATTGTTTTTTCTAACCTTCTGTCAGGGGTTATATCCTTCTTAGTAACGTTTGTAACTGCTTTTATGGCAACATATGAATCGTCACAGGCAGCTTTAAGCGCAGGTCAGAGCATAGACATGGATACTGTTCAAAATGCTCTTATGAACATTCAGTCAAACAGCACTCTTACTACAATGCTTTCCATGATAGTGAGCTATTTCGTTGCCGTACCTATTACAATGCTTGTTTTAAATTCGCCAAAGCATCAGGATGTCCCTCTAAAGGGGCTAAGCTTCTCTACCCCTTATGAAAGCGCACAAAAGAAAAATCTTTCATATAAGGAGCTTTTCAATTTTATTCTTTTTATGTTTCCTCTTGGCATTTTCGGATCAATCATCGGCAGTGGTCTGGCAGCCCTTATCAATCTGGCAACGGGTTCTAATATGGATGATTACCTCTCAGCAATGTTGTCTGATATGCCACTTGGCACCGTATTGCTTCTAAGTGTTATTCTCGCACCTGTTTTCGAGGAGCTTTTATACAGATATGCTGTAATAGGATATTGCAGACGATACGGTGAGTGGAATGCCATTATTGTTTCGGCTTTCATTTTTGGAATAATACATACAAATCTGTTTCAGTTCTTCTATACTTTCATGTTAGGAATATTACTCGGATATGTGTATGTTTACACAAGAAAGCTTATATACACAATTATCATGCATGTGACCTTTAATTTCTTCGGAGCCTTTGTACCAATCCTTATAACAACTTCACTTGCCGAGTCCACTATGTTCACGATAGGTTACTCTCTCTTACAGTACCTTGTTGCCGTGATCGGTTTGATATTACTAATAAGGTTCCTGAAAAATGAAAGACTCCTTAAGACCTCTGAAGGAGCTCCAATCCAGGAAAGATTCAGCAAGGAAGCACTGCTTAATCCGGGTATGATAGTTTTATACATAATTTGTCTGATACTCACAGTCTTCCTTATGGCTTTTGCATAA